Genomic window (Mycolicibacterium smegmatis):
CCAACTCCAACCAGACGCAACCATATCCACGTAAACCCAATCAACGCAATCGGCGGTGTGTGCATGGCGTTCGCAGGCCTCGACGTCGGAACGACGTCGAGCAAGGCCGTTGTCTACGACGGCGAGGGCACAGTGTTGGGGACCGGTCGCGCACCCATGCACTGGGACACGGGCTCGTTCGGCACGCAGACCGATTCGGAACGTCTGTGCCGCAGTGCATTCGACGCCCTGAACGCCGCCGCGCAGGCAGCGGGCGTGCCGGTGCAGGCGGTCGGTGTGACGAGCATGGGGGAGTCCGGCGTCCTCGTCGACGCGCAGGGGGAATCGCTCACCCCGGTGATCGCGTGGCATGACGACCGCGACGGTGCCGAGGTCGCCGATCTGGTCGCCACCATCGGCCCGGACACGTTCGGCGGGGTCGCGGGCAAGCCCCTGCGCGGTCAGTGGTCGCTGACCAAGCACCGCTGGCTGCTGACGCACGATCCCGCGGCCCGCGCCGCCGTGCAACGGTTCGATGTCGCCGGTTGGGTGGTGCACCGGTTGGGCGGTGACCCGGCCCTGGAGATGTCGCTGGCGGGGCGCACCGGATGGTTCGACATCGCCGCCGGTGACTGGTGGGACGACGCACTCGCCTGGTCGGGTGCGACACGCTCGCTCATGCCGCCCGTGGTTCCCGCGGGAGCGCCGGTCGGCATGATCACCTCCGACGACGTGAATTTGTTGCTGCGCAACGCCGTACTGACGTTTGCCGGGCACGATCACCAGGCGTCCGCGCTCGGGGCACGCGCGACCGGTCCCGGCCACGAACTGGACTCGTCCGGCACTGCCGAGGCGTTGGTGCGCACCATCGACGCGCTCCCGTCGCGCGGCGATATTGCGCGCCTCGCCGAGGCGGGTATCACCACCGATCCGAGTGTCGAGGCGGGCCACTGGAGTCTGCTCGGTGGGACCGAGGGCGGACTCGCGCAGCAACGCGCGATGGAGCGCCTCGGCATGGACCTCGCCGAACTCGACCGGGCCGCCGAGTCTCCGGGGTCCGAGGCGGGGGCACAGTGGCGCGCGGTCGTCGAGAAGGCCGCCGACGAGGCGCTCGCGCTGCACCGTGCCATGGATGACGTGGTGGGCCCCGCCGTGCGTGTCGTGGTCACGGGCGGCTGGCGACACAGCTCAGAGGTCATGCGCGCCAAACG
Coding sequences:
- a CDS encoding FGGY family carbohydrate kinase codes for the protein MAFAGLDVGTTSSKAVVYDGEGTVLGTGRAPMHWDTGSFGTQTDSERLCRSAFDALNAAAQAAGVPVQAVGVTSMGESGVLVDAQGESLTPVIAWHDDRDGAEVADLVATIGPDTFGGVAGKPLRGQWSLTKHRWLLTHDPAARAAVQRFDVAGWVVHRLGGDPALEMSLAGRTGWFDIAAGDWWDDALAWSGATRSLMPPVVPAGAPVGMITSDDVNLLLRNAVLTFAGHDHQASALGARATGPGHELDSSGTAEALVRTIDALPSRGDIARLAEAGITTDPSVEAGHWSLLGGTEGGLAQQRAMERLGMDLAELDRAAESPGSEAGAQWRAVVEKAADEALALHRAMDDVVGPAVRVVVTGGWRHSSEVMRAKRSRFQNLEVSPVEEAGALGAATLAARACGAIDPHEHLGVA